In Bacillus toyonensis BCT-7112, a single window of DNA contains:
- the hutP gene encoding hut operon transcriptional regulator HutP gives MLLQGTHRIGRMAMLLALADENESPVLSIPKGWKYCTGKVGSMNSQKVVAAMETAAKSNRVIETDVYRETHALYHAIMEALYGVTRGQIQLADVLRTVGLRFAIVRGTPYDGKKEGEWVAVALYGTIGAPVKGSEHEAIGLGINHI, from the coding sequence ATGCTTCTTCAAGGAACACATCGAATTGGTCGTATGGCCATGCTGTTGGCACTTGCGGATGAGAATGAAAGCCCTGTATTATCTATTCCAAAAGGTTGGAAATATTGTACAGGGAAAGTGGGTTCTATGAATTCGCAAAAGGTCGTAGCGGCAATGGAAACAGCGGCTAAAAGCAACCGAGTTATTGAAACGGATGTTTACAGAGAAACACATGCACTTTATCATGCAATAATGGAAGCTTTGTACGGAGTGACGAGAGGTCAAATTCAGTTAGCAGACGTTCTTCGTACAGTAGGACTTCGTTTTGCAATTGTGCGCGGTACACCATACGACGGAAAAAAAGAAGGCGAATGGGTTGCTGTTGCACTTTATGGAACGATTGGTGCACCTGTAAAAGGATCTGAGCATGAGGCGATTGGTTTAGGAATTAATCACATATGA
- the hutH gene encoding histidine ammonia-lyase, producing the protein MITLTGHTLTVEEMKKLLLEGEGVTACPTSMQKVAECREVVEKIVEDGKVVYGITTGFGKFSDVFIQKEDVKALQHNLIQSHACGIGDPFPEEVSRGMLILRANTMLKGVSGVRPLVVNMLLEFVNRKIHPVVPQQGSLGASGDLAPLSHLALVLLGEGEVFYKGKRVHAMVALTEEGLEPIELEAKEGLALINGTQAMTAQGVLSYIEAEATAYQAELIASMTIEGLQGIIDAFDENVHKARGYKEQVEVASRIRDILQDSKLTTKQGELRVQDAYSLRCIPQVHGASWQVLNYVKEKLEIEMNAATDNPLIFDGGEKVISGGNFHGQPIAFAMDFLKVGMAELANISERRIERLVNPQLNDLPPFLSPEPGLQSGAMIMQYAAASLVSENKTLAHPASVDSIPSSANQEDHVSMGTIASRHAHQIIQNVRRVLSIEMICAMQAAEYRGIENMSTVTKSFYHQGRQQVPSITNDRIFSTDIENITHWLKTNDLIKERLDVNAAL; encoded by the coding sequence ATGATTACGTTAACAGGACATACATTGACAGTTGAAGAAATGAAGAAGTTATTACTTGAAGGGGAAGGTGTAACAGCTTGCCCAACTAGTATGCAAAAGGTGGCGGAGTGCCGCGAAGTAGTTGAGAAAATCGTAGAAGACGGGAAAGTTGTTTACGGTATTACAACTGGATTTGGAAAGTTTAGTGATGTGTTTATTCAAAAGGAGGATGTAAAGGCACTTCAACACAATTTAATTCAGTCACATGCATGCGGGATAGGCGATCCATTCCCTGAAGAAGTATCACGCGGTATGTTAATTTTACGAGCGAACACGATGCTTAAAGGAGTATCTGGCGTTAGACCGCTTGTTGTAAATATGCTTCTTGAGTTTGTAAATCGCAAAATTCACCCAGTCGTTCCGCAACAAGGTTCACTTGGTGCGAGTGGAGACTTAGCACCTTTATCTCATCTTGCGCTCGTATTATTAGGCGAAGGTGAAGTGTTCTATAAAGGGAAAAGAGTCCATGCAATGGTTGCTCTTACAGAAGAAGGTCTTGAACCGATTGAACTTGAAGCGAAAGAAGGGCTTGCATTAATCAATGGTACACAGGCGATGACAGCGCAAGGAGTTCTTTCTTATATAGAAGCAGAAGCAACTGCATATCAAGCGGAATTAATTGCTTCGATGACAATTGAAGGATTACAAGGCATTATTGATGCATTTGATGAAAATGTTCATAAAGCACGTGGTTATAAAGAGCAAGTGGAAGTCGCGAGCAGAATTCGTGACATCCTTCAAGATAGTAAGTTAACAACAAAACAAGGAGAACTACGTGTACAGGATGCATATTCACTTCGCTGTATCCCGCAAGTACACGGTGCTTCTTGGCAAGTTTTAAATTATGTGAAAGAAAAATTAGAAATTGAAATGAATGCAGCAACAGATAATCCGCTTATCTTTGATGGCGGAGAAAAAGTAATTTCGGGTGGTAATTTCCATGGTCAACCGATTGCGTTTGCGATGGACTTCTTAAAAGTAGGAATGGCGGAACTTGCAAATATTTCAGAACGTCGTATTGAGCGTTTAGTAAATCCGCAATTAAATGATTTACCTCCATTTTTAAGTCCAGAACCAGGACTGCAGTCTGGTGCAATGATTATGCAATACGCAGCTGCGTCACTTGTTTCTGAAAATAAAACGTTAGCACATCCGGCGAGTGTTGATTCAATCCCGTCATCAGCTAACCAAGAAGATCACGTAAGTATGGGAACAATCGCTTCACGCCATGCACATCAAATTATTCAAAATGTAAGACGTGTTCTTTCAATTGAGATGATTTGTGCGATGCAAGCAGCGGAATATCGCGGAATTGAAAACATGAGTACAGTGACGAAGAGCTTCTACCATCAAGGCCGTCAGCAAGTACCTTCTATTACAAATGACCGTATATTCTCAACAGATATTGAAAATATTACGCATTGGTTAAAAACGAATGATTTGATAAAAGAAAGATTAGATGTAAACGCAGCACTATAA
- a CDS encoding AAA family ATPase: MSGMAYVISLQGPMASGKTTVAKRLEQHGLSVIYENPYRIVEKRIELNLDMNSKDGFITNQKMFIGAKIKEFQNIQESTVIFDRGPEDIEFYTLFYPKLIGKEWDIETELQDDLCELRKCRSDAIFYLDVSKENVYDRKNNDRVRNRSTFEEQLKLVETEKEWYKQFPVTYVDTNALSVDELEAYFIRWLKERGL, from the coding sequence ATGAGTGGGATGGCATATGTAATTTCACTACAAGGACCGATGGCAAGTGGGAAAACAACAGTAGCTAAAAGGCTAGAGCAACATGGGTTATCGGTTATATATGAAAATCCATATCGAATTGTAGAAAAGCGAATAGAATTAAATTTAGATATGAATTCAAAAGATGGTTTTATAACAAATCAAAAAATGTTCATTGGAGCAAAAATAAAAGAGTTTCAAAATATCCAGGAATCAACGGTGATTTTTGATCGTGGGCCAGAAGATATTGAGTTCTATACACTTTTTTATCCGAAATTAATAGGAAAAGAGTGGGATATAGAAACAGAATTGCAAGATGATTTATGTGAACTAAGAAAATGCCGTTCGGATGCAATTTTTTATTTAGACGTTTCGAAAGAGAATGTATATGATAGAAAAAATAATGATAGGGTAAGAAACCGAAGTACATTTGAAGAACAACTTAAATTAGTAGAAACTGAAAAAGAATGGTATAAACAATTTCCTGTAACTTATGTGGACACGAATGCATTATCAGTGGACGAATTAGAAGCATATTTTATACGATGGCTAAAGGAGAGAGGGCTATGA
- a CDS encoding CcdC family protein, whose translation MNIVLLSSIVAVCMAVGAMFIRLKAAKKPATLKKIILPPFFMSTGALMYVFPEFRLTPAEMLEAIGVGLIFSIFLIKTSKFEIRGQEIYLKRSKAFVFILIGLLVVRIVFKTYLSQSLDLGQLSGMFFLLAFAMIVSWRIAMYRSFTKLQKEMEKEDGFYNEKDMKLT comes from the coding sequence ATGAACATAGTTCTTTTATCAAGTATCGTTGCTGTTTGTATGGCTGTCGGTGCGATGTTTATTCGTTTAAAAGCAGCTAAGAAACCTGCAACATTGAAAAAAATTATACTTCCGCCATTTTTTATGAGTACGGGAGCATTGATGTATGTTTTTCCTGAATTTCGATTAACTCCAGCAGAAATGTTAGAAGCAATTGGTGTTGGTTTGATTTTCTCTATTTTTCTTATTAAAACATCTAAATTTGAAATTAGAGGACAAGAGATTTACTTGAAGCGTTCAAAAGCATTTGTTTTTATATTAATTGGATTACTTGTAGTACGGATTGTATTTAAAACATACTTAAGTCAATCTCTTGATTTAGGACAACTTAGCGGCATGTTCTTCTTACTTGCGTTTGCGATGATTGTATCATGGAGAATTGCGATGTACCGTTCCTTTACGAAATTACAGAAGGAAATGGAAAAAGAAGATGGTTTTTATAATGAAAAAGATATGAAGCTAACTTAA
- the hutU gene encoding urocanate hydratase → MEKVKQTIRAPRGTELQAKGWVQEAALRMLMNNLDPEVAEKPEELVVYGGIGRAARNWESYQAIVDSLKTLESDETLLVQSGKPVAIFKSHEDAPRVLLANSNLVPKWANWDHFRELEKKGLMMYGQMTAGSWIYIGTQGILQGTYETFGEAARQHFGGSLKGTLTLTAGLGGMGGAQPLAVTMNGGVVIAIDVDKRSIDRRIEKRYCDMYTESLEEALTVANEYKEKKEPISIGLLGNAAEILPELVKRNITPDLVTDQTSAHDPLNGYIPVGYTLEEAAKLREEDPERYVQLSKESMTKHVEAMLAMQEKGAITFDYGNNIRQVAFDEGLKNAFDFPGFVPAFIRPLFCEGKGPFRWVALSGDPEDIYKTDEVILREFADNEHLCNWIRMARQQVEFQGLPSRICWLGYGERAKFGRIINEMVANGELSAPIVIGRDHLDCGSVASPNRETESMKDGSDAVADWPILNALINSVNGASWVSVHHGGGVGMGYSLHAGMVIVADGTEAAAKRIERVLTSDPGMGVVRHVDAGYDLAVETAKEKGVNIPMMK, encoded by the coding sequence ATGGAAAAAGTAAAACAAACAATTCGCGCGCCAAGAGGTACGGAGTTACAAGCGAAAGGGTGGGTTCAAGAAGCTGCACTTCGTATGTTAATGAACAATTTAGATCCTGAAGTTGCTGAAAAACCAGAAGAATTAGTTGTATATGGCGGAATTGGCCGTGCAGCTCGTAACTGGGAAAGCTATCAGGCAATTGTAGATTCATTAAAAACGTTAGAAAGCGATGAAACGTTACTTGTTCAATCAGGGAAACCAGTAGCAATCTTCAAATCACATGAAGATGCACCTCGCGTTCTGTTAGCGAACTCAAACTTAGTACCAAAATGGGCGAACTGGGATCACTTCCGTGAATTAGAGAAAAAAGGTCTTATGATGTACGGACAAATGACAGCGGGTAGTTGGATTTACATTGGAACTCAAGGGATTTTACAAGGAACATATGAAACGTTTGGTGAAGCGGCTCGTCAACATTTCGGTGGTTCATTAAAAGGTACATTAACACTTACTGCTGGTTTAGGTGGGATGGGTGGTGCACAGCCTCTTGCTGTAACGATGAACGGCGGTGTTGTCATTGCTATTGATGTTGATAAGCGCAGCATTGATCGTCGTATTGAAAAGAGATACTGTGATATGTATACAGAATCATTAGAAGAAGCGTTAACTGTTGCGAACGAGTATAAAGAGAAGAAAGAACCGATTTCTATTGGTTTATTAGGAAATGCGGCAGAAATTTTACCAGAACTAGTGAAGCGTAATATTACGCCAGATTTAGTTACGGATCAAACATCTGCTCATGATCCATTAAACGGTTATATTCCAGTAGGTTACACATTAGAAGAAGCAGCGAAACTTCGTGAAGAAGATCCAGAACGTTACGTACAATTATCAAAAGAAAGCATGACAAAACATGTGGAAGCAATGCTTGCGATGCAAGAAAAAGGCGCAATTACATTTGATTATGGAAATAACATTCGCCAAGTTGCTTTCGATGAAGGTTTGAAAAATGCTTTTGATTTCCCGGGATTCGTTCCAGCATTTATTCGTCCATTATTCTGTGAAGGAAAAGGACCATTCCGCTGGGTAGCACTTTCTGGTGATCCAGAAGATATTTATAAAACAGACGAAGTAATTTTACGTGAGTTCGCTGATAATGAACATTTATGTAACTGGATTCGTATGGCTCGTCAGCAAGTTGAGTTCCAAGGTCTTCCATCACGTATTTGTTGGTTAGGTTACGGTGAGCGTGCGAAGTTTGGCCGCATTATTAATGAAATGGTGGCGAATGGTGAATTATCAGCACCGATCGTTATCGGCCGTGACCATTTAGATTGCGGATCAGTAGCATCTCCAAACCGTGAAACGGAATCGATGAAAGACGGTAGTGATGCAGTAGCAGATTGGCCAATTTTAAATGCATTAATTAACAGTGTAAACGGTGCAAGCTGGGTATCTGTTCACCACGGTGGTGGCGTTGGCATGGGGTATTCACTTCACGCTGGAATGGTTATCGTTGCAGATGGAACAGAGGCGGCAGCAAAACGTATTGAGCGCGTATTAACTTCTGACCCTGGAATGGGTGTTGTTCGTCACGTAGATGCTGGATATGACTTAGCTGTTGAAACAGCGAAAGAAAAAGGCGTTAACATTCCAATGATGAAATAA
- the hutI gene encoding imidazolonepropionase has product MLDTLLINIGQLLTMDQEDGLLRREAMNTLPVIENGVVGIENGVITFVGTAEEAKGIQAKEVIDCGGKMVSPGLVDPHTHLVFGGSRENEIALKLQGVPYLEILEQGGGILSTVNATKQASKEELVQKAKFHLDRMLSFGVTTVEAKSGYGLDDETEWKQLEATAQLQKEHPIDLVSTFLGAHAVPKEYKGRSKEFLQWMLDLLPEMKEKQLAEFVDIFCETGVFSVEESKEFLLKAKELGFDVKIHADEIDPLGGAEASAEIGAASADHLVGASDKGIEMLANSNTVATLLPGTTFYLNKESFARGRKMIDEGVAVALATDFNPGSCPTENIQLIMSIAMLKLKMTPEEVWNAVTVNSSYAINRGDVAGKIRVGRKADLVLWDAYNFAYVPYHYGVSHVNTVWKNGNIAYTRGEQSWSTATI; this is encoded by the coding sequence ATGCTGGACACTTTACTAATAAATATCGGTCAATTACTAACAATGGATCAAGAAGATGGCTTGTTAAGACGGGAAGCGATGAACACGCTTCCTGTTATTGAAAACGGTGTGGTTGGAATTGAAAATGGCGTAATCACTTTCGTTGGAACAGCGGAAGAAGCAAAAGGAATACAAGCGAAAGAAGTTATTGATTGCGGCGGTAAAATGGTTTCTCCTGGTCTTGTTGACCCGCATACTCATCTTGTATTTGGTGGATCTCGTGAAAATGAAATCGCGCTAAAATTACAAGGAGTTCCGTACTTAGAAATTTTAGAACAAGGTGGAGGCATTCTTTCGACTGTAAATGCAACGAAACAAGCATCGAAAGAAGAACTTGTTCAAAAAGCGAAATTCCATTTAGACCGTATGCTATCTTTCGGTGTGACAACTGTAGAAGCGAAGAGTGGTTACGGATTAGATGATGAGACGGAATGGAAACAATTAGAGGCAACTGCACAATTACAAAAAGAGCATCCAATCGATTTAGTTTCAACATTTTTAGGTGCCCATGCAGTTCCGAAAGAGTATAAAGGAAGATCAAAAGAATTTTTACAATGGATGCTAGACCTACTGCCAGAAATGAAAGAGAAGCAATTAGCGGAATTCGTTGATATTTTCTGCGAAACAGGTGTGTTCTCTGTAGAAGAATCAAAAGAGTTTTTATTAAAAGCGAAAGAACTTGGCTTTGACGTGAAAATTCATGCAGATGAAATCGACCCTCTTGGTGGTGCGGAAGCATCAGCTGAAATTGGTGCAGCATCAGCGGACCATTTAGTTGGCGCTTCTGATAAAGGAATTGAAATGCTTGCAAACTCTAATACAGTAGCAACGCTATTACCAGGAACAACTTTCTATTTAAATAAAGAAAGCTTTGCTCGCGGTCGTAAAATGATTGATGAAGGTGTTGCAGTTGCGTTAGCTACAGACTTTAATCCAGGCAGCTGTCCAACTGAAAACATTCAGCTTATTATGAGCATCGCAATGCTCAAACTGAAAATGACACCAGAAGAAGTTTGGAACGCGGTAACAGTTAACTCTTCGTATGCTATTAATCGAGGTGATGTAGCTGGGAAAATTAGAGTTGGTCGCAAGGCAGATTTAGTTTTATGGGATGCTTACAATTTTGCTTACGTACCGTATCATTACGGCGTAAGTCATGTGAATACAGTATGGAAGAATGGTAATATCGCATATACAAGAGGTGAACAATCGTGGAGCACGGCCACTATTTAA
- a CDS encoding DUF2621 domain-containing protein, producing MLEGWFSWFIVLWTVILLGLMSIGGYFMFRKFLKRLPKEDGMSILDWEEHYINKTRHLWADEQKQLLEELVSPVPELFRDVAKSKIAGKIGELALQENASQITQDLIIKGYIIATPKRDHKFLVKKLQEKEIDYSNYKSLLAK from the coding sequence TTGCTCGAAGGATGGTTCAGTTGGTTCATTGTATTATGGACTGTCATTTTATTAGGACTTATGTCTATCGGTGGATACTTTATGTTCAGAAAATTTTTAAAACGATTACCAAAAGAAGATGGTATGTCCATTTTAGATTGGGAAGAACACTACATAAATAAAACGAGACATTTATGGGCTGACGAACAAAAACAATTGCTAGAAGAGCTTGTAAGTCCTGTTCCAGAACTATTTCGCGACGTTGCCAAATCCAAAATCGCTGGTAAAATTGGAGAACTTGCATTACAAGAAAATGCCTCTCAAATTACACAAGACTTAATTATTAAAGGATATATTATTGCCACACCAAAGCGTGATCATAAATTTTTAGTAAAAAAACTACAAGAAAAAGAGATTGATTATTCAAACTACAAGTCTTTACTCGCAAAATAA
- a CDS encoding class I SAM-dependent methyltransferase: MAKRKDIHFRIEENLLERFEAALHYEGLKKTDVLTHAIQQFCTKVESEKMNDVKRQYSVSNHLQTRIHTHKRFEEKQVNLDEVVLEHLQLQGKENILEVGCASGKFLSLLQTNGHKGQLTGFDQSKAMLSEAAKKSNRIEWKQGDASKLPFEDNCYDWIIARHMLYHVKDVKRTIQDFYKVIRPGGTLLATTNSNVSLPRIVEMCNKMLAAFDLPQTSAAVAPFCLENGKEILQSVFPTVAETVIHNALVFHHATPIVNYISSMFPSLNIPDNMYLHAEMKEWLQKEIENELSLHNGIWHDPKTVAIYRCKKEKS; this comes from the coding sequence GTGGCGAAACGAAAAGATATTCATTTTCGAATTGAAGAAAATTTACTTGAAAGGTTTGAAGCAGCACTCCATTACGAAGGCTTAAAGAAGACAGATGTATTAACACATGCGATTCAGCAATTTTGCACGAAGGTGGAATCCGAAAAAATGAATGATGTAAAACGCCAATACAGCGTCAGCAACCATTTACAAACACGTATCCATACGCATAAACGTTTCGAAGAGAAACAAGTGAATTTAGATGAAGTCGTCCTTGAACATTTACAACTTCAAGGAAAAGAAAACATATTAGAAGTTGGGTGCGCGAGTGGAAAATTCCTTTCCCTTTTACAAACTAACGGTCATAAAGGCCAATTAACCGGATTTGATCAATCGAAAGCCATGCTTTCTGAAGCCGCTAAAAAAAGTAATAGAATTGAATGGAAACAGGGTGATGCTAGTAAACTTCCATTCGAAGATAATTGTTATGACTGGATAATCGCAAGACATATGTTATACCACGTGAAAGATGTAAAAAGAACCATTCAAGACTTTTATAAAGTCATTCGTCCTGGCGGTACACTTTTAGCTACAACAAATTCTAACGTTTCATTACCTCGTATAGTTGAAATGTGTAACAAGATGTTAGCCGCATTTGATTTACCGCAAACATCAGCAGCGGTTGCTCCATTTTGTTTAGAAAATGGTAAGGAGATATTACAATCTGTTTTTCCAACTGTTGCAGAAACAGTTATTCATAATGCACTCGTTTTTCATCACGCTACTCCGATCGTAAACTATATTTCTAGCATGTTCCCATCACTGAATATACCAGACAATATGTATCTTCACGCCGAAATGAAGGAATGGCTACAAAAAGAAATAGAAAATGAATTATCACTTCATAACGGTATATGGCATGATCCGAAAACGGTAGCGATTTATCGATGTAAAAAAGAAAAAAGCTAG
- the hutG gene encoding formimidoylglutamase — protein sequence MEHGHYLKKNAKFIDREVTKWSEMIKDWEEGVEIFGAALIGAPLSKPSISHSGASFAPKTIRAMLDAYSTYAITEEHDMKESVLYDCGDITMHVTNIKESHDRIAKTVGHLTKVNPNMIPIVLGGDHSISFPSITGFANSKGKIGIIQFDAHHDLRNLDDGGPSNGTPFRSLLENGVITGKQLVQIGIRNFSNARAYHEYAKEHGVTVYTMKDVREREIKDIMTESIEVLRKQGVTSIYISLDMDVLDQAFAPGCPAIGPGGMDSSTLLDAIEFIGKEPLVQGMDIVEIDPTLDFRDMTSRVAAQVIMSFLLARETIRKQVSI from the coding sequence GTGGAGCACGGCCACTATTTAAAGAAAAATGCAAAGTTTATTGATCGTGAAGTGACGAAATGGAGTGAGATGATTAAAGATTGGGAGGAAGGCGTGGAAATATTCGGTGCTGCCTTAATTGGAGCACCCCTTTCTAAACCATCTATTAGTCATTCAGGAGCAAGTTTTGCTCCAAAAACAATTCGTGCGATGTTAGATGCATATAGCACGTATGCAATTACAGAAGAACACGATATGAAAGAAAGTGTTTTATATGATTGCGGTGATATTACGATGCATGTGACAAATATAAAAGAAAGTCATGACCGAATTGCGAAAACGGTTGGGCATCTAACGAAAGTAAATCCAAACATGATACCAATCGTTCTTGGTGGGGACCATTCGATTAGTTTTCCGAGTATAACAGGATTTGCAAATAGTAAAGGAAAGATCGGTATTATTCAATTTGATGCTCATCATGATTTGCGTAATTTAGATGATGGTGGTCCATCAAATGGTACACCGTTCCGTAGTTTACTAGAAAATGGTGTCATTACAGGAAAACAACTCGTTCAAATTGGAATTCGTAATTTTTCTAATGCACGTGCGTACCATGAATATGCAAAAGAGCACGGTGTGACAGTGTATACAATGAAAGATGTACGAGAGCGAGAAATAAAAGATATTATGACAGAAAGCATTGAAGTATTAAGAAAACAAGGTGTGACTTCTATTTACATTTCTCTTGATATGGATGTACTAGATCAAGCATTCGCGCCAGGTTGTCCAGCAATTGGCCCTGGAGGAATGGATAGCTCAACTTTACTTGATGCGATTGAATTTATTGGCAAAGAACCCCTCGTGCAAGGGATGGATATAGTAGAAATTGATCCAACTCTTGATTTCAGGGATATGACGAGCAGAGTAGCTGCGCAAGTAATTATGAGTTTTCTTTTAGCGCGAGAAACGATTCGTAAGCAAGTTAGTATATAG
- the ccdA gene encoding cytochrome c-type biogenesis protein CcdA gives MQDISIFLAFGAGFLSFISPCCLPLYPAFLSYITGMSVSELKEENAMLRKRSMIHTAFFLLGFSIIFIAIGFGTSFIGGIFTDYKDLIRQLGGIFIIVFGLIIVGVFKPKFLMQDRKFTFKNRPSGYFGSVLIGLAFAAGWTPCTGPILVSVIGLAATNPESAMIYMIAYILGFAIPFFVLSFFITKMSWIKRNSMAFMKVGGYIMIVMGIFLYFNWMTKIIVYFSSLFGGFTGF, from the coding sequence ATGCAAGATATTAGTATTTTTTTAGCGTTTGGCGCTGGGTTCTTATCATTTATTTCCCCATGTTGCTTACCGCTTTATCCGGCATTTTTATCGTACATAACAGGTATGTCGGTTTCTGAATTGAAAGAAGAAAATGCAATGCTTCGCAAAAGAAGTATGATACATACAGCGTTTTTCTTACTTGGATTTTCAATTATATTTATTGCAATTGGATTTGGTACAAGTTTTATTGGAGGAATCTTTACAGATTATAAAGATTTAATTAGACAGCTAGGTGGTATATTTATCATCGTGTTCGGTCTTATTATTGTTGGGGTATTTAAACCGAAGTTTTTAATGCAAGATCGCAAATTTACATTTAAAAATCGTCCGAGTGGCTATTTTGGATCAGTTCTAATTGGATTGGCCTTTGCTGCAGGATGGACGCCATGTACTGGACCTATTTTAGTGTCCGTAATTGGATTAGCAGCAACAAACCCAGAATCAGCAATGATTTATATGATTGCTTACATACTTGGATTTGCTATCCCATTTTTCGTGCTTTCATTCTTTATTACGAAAATGTCTTGGATTAAAAGAAATAGTATGGCCTTTATGAAAGTCGGAGGATACATTATGATTGTCATGGGTATCTTCTTATACTTTAATTGGATGACGAAAATTATCGTATATTTCTCAAGTTTATTTGGTGGTTTTACCGGTTTTTAG
- a CDS encoding DJ-1/PfpI family protein, which produces MKKIVLFVYPTFAEFEITVATALLRNKYEIITAGLTKELVISETGLQVQPHIELSEVRVDEYEGILIPGGEEVQLKDAKPLFSIIHQFYEQEKLVAAICAGPYALAKAGLLKGGSYTATIDYKRFDCFPVENFVYKEVVQHSNIITAQGHAFVPFGIAIASYFGVADEHNTNFYCGKGNVVMEKLL; this is translated from the coding sequence ATGAAGAAAATAGTATTATTCGTATACCCAACATTTGCGGAGTTTGAAATAACGGTAGCAACGGCATTGCTGAGAAATAAATATGAAATCATTACAGCAGGTTTAACTAAGGAATTGGTTATAAGTGAAACGGGGTTGCAAGTGCAGCCGCATATAGAATTAAGTGAAGTGCGTGTAGATGAGTATGAAGGGATACTTATTCCAGGTGGAGAAGAAGTACAGTTGAAAGATGCAAAACCTCTTTTTTCAATCATTCATCAATTTTATGAACAAGAAAAATTAGTGGCAGCAATTTGTGCTGGACCGTATGCGTTGGCAAAGGCAGGCTTATTGAAAGGGGGATCTTATACAGCGACCATAGATTATAAAAGATTCGATTGTTTTCCAGTAGAAAATTTCGTGTATAAAGAAGTTGTGCAGCACTCAAATATAATTACAGCACAAGGGCATGCATTTGTACCATTCGGAATAGCGATTGCTTCTTATTTTGGAGTAGCAGACGAACATAATACAAATTTTTATTGTGGTAAAGGCAATGTAGTGATGGAGAAACTTTTATGA
- a CDS encoding peptidase T translates to MQLRFFYIIEGNENVLLETVRKSGFSYYHVVKVSSRIVHSIFMCFCYNM, encoded by the coding sequence ATCCAATTGAGGTTTTTCTATATAATAGAAGGAAATGAAAACGTTTTATTAGAAACTGTGAGAAAGAGTGGTTTTTCTTATTACCACGTTGTAAAAGTGAGTTCACGAATTGTTCATAGTATTTTTATGTGTTTTTGCTACAATATGTAA